In Falco peregrinus isolate bFalPer1 chromosome 9, bFalPer1.pri, whole genome shotgun sequence, the genomic stretch GTAAAAAGCCAGCCACTGGGAGGAGAGCGGCTCGCTAAAACCTGCTCCGTCCCCTCCCCATccaaaaggagaagggaaacagaaattttcagcTCGTGTGGAGCGAAACAATCAGTGTCAACCTGAGGcattttccaggagaaaaaaaaataaaaatgacaaaacccACATCTCAGCTTATAGCAGGCTGGAAGGGGGTTTGTGTGCTGGGTTAGGCAGGCTTTTAAATGGGAACGCAttcatccctgctgcagccaccgcCGCTGCAACCCCACCCCAGCCGGCGGGTCCGGGCGGCCTGGATGCATTAGGGTGAAAACAGCCAGGAAACATCGCTCCCGGTTTGATGCAGGCTGCCTGCTTCTTCCCCTCTGCCGATAtgtaatttgtttctgttttcagagcCTGGGAAACCCTGAATCACCCCATCCCACGGAGGATGCCTCCCCAGGGCCAGGGgtgcagggagggctgggaacTACCCACTCCATCTCACTCGGATGCCTCAGCCCTTTGGGTGCAggtccccccagcctggccaggctgTCCCCGGGGTGGGGGCATTTCTACCCGCTGCCATCTCCATGTCTCCATTGCTCCGGCAGCTCCACATCCCGCTCTCCTGTTGCTCAGAGATGTGGAGGCAGTTGCTAAGAGACACCGAAACGTCAGTATCTGGccctcaaggaaaaaaaaaagaggaaaaaaaaaaaaaaaagagacagagaaagagagagacaagggaggacgaggaggaggaggaggggaggaaggaggtggGGAAAGACCTGCTCCCATTGCCAGGCTCGGCAGCAGCCTTGGCCGCTGCTGCAGGAGCCGCTCTCCCAACTTGGCGGCCTCCAGGGTGAGGGCggctgcccagggacccccGGCCCACCACCCAGGCCCGGCGGCCGCAGGGAGCCAAGCCCCCGCTCATCTCCTGGCCAGCGTGAGTACCCCGGGGGACCCTGGCACCACCGGAGGGCTCGGGGGGCCTGTGGAGAAGGGGGGTGGCCAGGCCGGTGGGGTGGGTGTAtgtggtgtggtgtgtgtgtgtctgtccaTCCCCACCCTGCCGGTAAGATGGGGCGGTGGGGAGAGGATGGAGCCAAGAAGGCCAGGGGTGAGGGAGGAAAGAGCAAAGATGGCCAGGCGAGGGCAGGCTCGGTGGGCACCAcgggtgggtgctggggagggggataTCCCCACAGAAGAGCTGAGGGGAGGGTGTCCCTGGCACTGGGctgaggtggtggtggcagggggctggcaggcaggctggggagcaggcccccccccccccagctgctgccactgctggcCAGGATGAGCTGTCCAAGGTCAGCAGAGGTGTGGGGGCTctttttttggctgaaattcCAGGGGAGGGGGCTTGGAGGAGCAGGATGGCCCTGGCAGGGGGGGCACGGGGAAGGCGGGGGTGCCCCACACGGCCACCCCAGGCTGCACGAGCCGCGGCCCCCCCAGCAATGCGTGTGGCTAGCACGGCTTTCTGCTGCCCCTCTTCCTCGCAGGCAGCTGAGAACGGCCCagtgcccaccagcaccccagggctcaCAGACCACCGTGCCCCTGCGGGGGGCGATTTAACGTGCCCCCCCGAATGTCGCCGGGATGCCTGGAGCATCGCGCTGATAGCCCAGAGCCTGGCCCCGCTCGCTGCCGCTGCCGGCGGCCCTCAGCGTGAGCCAGGCGGGTGGTCCCTTCCCCGTGGCAGGATGGCCCCGTGAGGGTCCGGGCCTCCCCGCCGGCACTCGCTGAGTGGGGGTCTGCCGCCGCCCCGCCATGCTGCTGGGCCCCTGGctggtggcggcggcggcggcggcagtggcagtggtggcgggcggcggggcgggctgcCCGGTGCTGTGCACGTGCCGTGGGCAGGCAGTGGACTGCAGCGGGCAGCGGCTCTTCTCGGTGCCCCCCGAGCTGCCGCTGGACACCGGCAACCTCAGCCTGGCCCACAACCGCATCGCCAGCATCCCGCCGGGCTACCTGGCCTGCTATGGCCAGCTGCGGGCCCTTGACCTGCGCAACAACTCTCTGGCGGCCCTGCCGGCCAGGCTCTTCCTGGGGGCTCGCCGCCTGGCCCACCTCGACCTCAGCTACAACAACTTCAGCTTGGTGGCTGCCGACATGTTCCTGGAGGCCAGCGGGCTGCTGCGCCTCGACCTCAGCCACAACCCTGGCCTGCGGCGGGTGCACCCCCATGCCTTCCGCGGGCTGGCCCAGCTGCGGGAGCTGGATCTCAGCTACGGGGGGCTGTCGGCCATCAGCCTCGATGCCCTggaggggctgccggggctggTGGGCCTGCGCCTGGGGGGCAACCCCTGGGTGTGCGGCTGCGCCATGGAGCCCTTCCTCAAGTGGCTGCGGGGACGCATCCAGGGCTGCGCCTCGGGTAGGTGCCGCCCGcgcgccccccacccccaacccgCCCGCACCACGGGGCTCCGGCGGCCAGCCCTGATGCCGCTTCCCCCGGCAGATTCGCAGCTAGCTGAGTGCCGGGCCCCCCCCGAGGTGGCGGGAGcccccctgctctccctgaCGGAGGAGAGCTTCCAGGCCTGCCACCTCACGCTGACGCTGGACGACTATCTCTTCATCGCCTTTGTCGGCTTCGTCGTCTCCATCGCCTCGGTGGCCACCAACTTCCTGCTGGGCATCACTGCCAACTGCTGCCACCGCTGGAGCAAGGCCAGCGAGGACGAGGACGTTTAGGTACTGCCAGCAGCGCCGACAGCCCCCCAGCCCGGATGCCCCGGTGGGGGCACCTGACTGTGCCTTGTCCTCGTCCCctcccaccgccccccccccggctgggGTGGTCCTCGAGACATCAGCCTGGCCATGGCAGGGGAGACCTGGGGACACGTCCTCCTCCTTTTGGCCCAAAATGGGGAGGTTTTGCCCTGGCAGGCACCCTCCAGGATTGTTCCACCCGCACCGTGAGCTCAGACCCCCCCGCCTCCTGTTGCCACTGCCCAGGGCTGGTGAGGGCAGTGGCATGGGGTCCCACAGGGGTCTCATAggacctgggggctgcagctgggaagcaacCCCCCCTGCTTGGGTGAGAGACCCCCAAAAAGTGGCATGTGCCTTGGGGGACACCAGCCACCCTCCCGGGGTGACAACCAAGGAAATCCGCGCTTTCCGCCCAAAGGCAGCACCGCTGGACCCCCCATGAATCCCACCCACATTCCTTGAAAAGATGGGGGTCCAAGCCCAGGACCCggtgccagcacccagctcagcaccactgCTCCCAGGGGAGGGACCTGGGGGATGCCTGTGGTGTGCCAGTGACACCGGACCAAGCCGGGACAGCACCAGGGCCGTGGTACCTGGCAGCAGGCCAAGCTGCAAGCACCCCCCGGGGATGGCTTTCCTGGCCACGTtttgttttttgcctttctcttccAAAGTCTCACACAGGTTCCGGGCCAAACCAGGCACTGAGCATCGCCCGGCGGCTGGGGAACGCCATCACCTCATCCCTGCTTGCCGATGTGGGAAGGCTGGGAGGCAAAAGGAACtccaaaaaaaagacaaaaaagaaaaaaaaaaaagaggaaaaaaaaaaagaaagccaacgGCCCCTCTGTCCAGCTGGGGTGGCCGCCGtccctgtgtgtgtgttttacaCTGTCTTTGTGGCCAGTTCTGCAGCCAGCACGCGTCAGGCATGAGAgtggggctgagggggacacAGCGTCTCCCAGGAGGGGTCTTCCCAtgagttgttttatttttcttaccttgTCCCCCCCTGCATGAAGGTAGAGTCTAGATGTGGGTGcagtttaaaaccaaaccaacccaaaaaaaggggaaagcaggGAATAATGAGGCAATGTGCTGGCTCTGTGATGCCACCTCCACTGCTGAGCACCTCCTGGGGCTTGGACCCCCGGTAGCAGCGTGGAGGCAGAAGGGTGGGTGCATCACCCTGGTGCTATGCTGGTGGTGAGACCCCATGGGGACATGACCTCGCTCAGGCTCCCCAGTCCCTCACCAGGTCCTGTGCCAACCCTGGGGGAGGCGGGTGTCCCGTGATGGGCCTCCCTGAGCTGTGGTGAGGCCGGGCTGCACCCATGGCGTGATGGCACCCATGGTGAGGTGGGACCCACAGCAAGGTTGCACCCGCAGTGGGCTTGCACCCATTGCGAGGTTGCACCGAAGGCACGGCTGCACCCATGGCGAGGCTGCACCCCCACTGTGGCTGCACCCCCCAAGCCCTTCGCccacaggagagcagcagcccccagtgcCGCATGCTGGGAAGGGGCACTTGggctcttttttctttattttcttctttttcttttttttttttttctttctttctggtaAGTCTGAGGCATCGCCCAGCACCCTCTGGATGCCGAGGACAAGACACATCCCTGCACCGGCAGTTCCCGGCCTCATGCCAGGGGACAGTGGAGGAAGAGCCAACACACCTCCCCAGTGCCCCGCTCTCCAGCCAGAcccattttctctctctccgAAGCAAAAACGGCCTGGCCCTCGCGCTTCGCCCTGCACCTTGGGTGACAGATTCCGTCAGCATCGGACCAGGTGCCAGTGCTGGGCCCCACGGTGCTGGGCGCGTGGTGGGTGTCCCCGCTGCAGGGCCACCGCCTGCCCGGCAGCGAGCTGGGGAGCACCCGGGGAAGGGGCAGCCCCTTCACCCCCCTCCTGGCTTCTCCCCTGTGCCTCACCCTTGCCCGCAGCCTCTTTGgcctttccttttattttcctttttttctttttcttttgtttgtctttttagtTTActgtttctctccttgtacctttccttgccttccctttcctttccttctttccatcttATTgactgtcttttttcttttcttttcttttcctttccttttcttttgtcttttttcttttcttttcttttctttgctttgctttgcttttcttttctttgctttgcttttcttttcttctcttttcttctcttttcttttcttttcttttcttgtctttttcttttttcttttcttttctttagtttttcttttttttcttgtctttttctttttctcctattttcttctcttttcttttcttttcttttcttttcttgtctttttcttttttcttttcttttctttagtttttcttttcttgtctttttctttttctcctattttcttctcttttcttttcttcttttttttttcttttcttttcttttcttttcttttcttttcttttattttattttattttattttattttattttattttttattttttctctttcctctcctccctccttcccctttgcCCCCCTCCACACAACACCCAGCATGGGTGGATGGGAAAGGCGAAGGTGGAAAAGCCGAATCCCTCCCCGGTCTTTGTACGGAGCACATTTTATAACCGCAGACTTTTGTAAAATGTCAAGCACTTTTTCAGAGCCGAACCTCAACAATAAAGAGCATCAGCGCAGCCCGGCTCAGGGCCAGGGCCACGTGTGTGTGGCGGGGCCATGCGTGTCCAGCAGACACGCGTGTGTGGTGGGGCCATGTGTGTGCGGCAGACACGCGTGCGCgggcggcagggctgggaaggcgGTGGCCACAACCTGCAGAAGGCATCAGCCGTGTTTTTCCCCTCCTGGCGCTTCCTGTtattcctccagcagcagctcctggccccGGTGGGGCCCAGCTGCCGGCAGCCGGGTCACCTCTGTGTCACTGCGCTCCCCAGgacccccctcccaccccagggcTGTGCGAGCAGGGGGGGACGCGGGGGCTATTTTGACTTGCTGGAGCCGAGAGGTCGGGCAGCAGCTGCACCATGTCCGGCTGCCACAGGTGGCCCCAGGggagcgggctgggggcagctgccgGACAACAGCAGCCCCTGTTGCCCACCCCAGCCGTCCTGTTCACTGGGTGTTGGCAGCGCCagctgtgggggctgtggggtgcccgtgcacccctgcaccccccagTGTGTCCTCAGGgactgctgcagccagctggcccCCCATCATGTCACCCCACTGTCCCAGTGCCCACCCGCCCATCCCTCTGCTGTCCATCCACCCATATGTCCTTCCAcccatccatccctccatccatcCACTCACCCATCCCTTCATCCTtccatctgtccatccatccttccaggcatccctccctcctgctctccctctATACATGCCCCcgtctttccctccctcccaacACCTCCCCATCCATCCCTGCACccatccatccctccctccacaTACTCCAGCCCCACCTCCCTTCCCAAAcctgcccacccacccaaaCTTTCCCTCCATCCACCTCTCCCCCCACTTTTCTCATATGtccttcccccatcccctccccaacCCAGGAGGGTCACACAGGGACGTGGGGACAACCAGCCCCTCAGGGCTCCCACACAGTAGCTCTTCCCCAGCCTTTCACCCCCCCGGCTGGCTGAAGGTGCTCCAACCCCTGGAAACACaggagagacaaaaaaacccaaactcctTCCGTCTGACCCGATTTGCTCTCTTTTAGCCTCCCCAAAGTCCCAGCACTTGCCACAACCACCTGAAGGTCCTTCTGCTCCTAACAcagggcggggggtggggggaatcaGTCCCCccagggggtgctggggcacagATTTCGGGTGGGTCGCCCAGGGTTTGGCATGGTGGGGACAcactggggcaggggccacTTAAAATGGCACCACCCCATCACCTTCTCCGCAAGCCGACGCCTCTCACCCCATAATCATTTTCCCAGCTATTTCTGAGCCGTGAGGTCAGTGGGAAAGCTCCTCTGTGCAGTGAGGAAGCACAAATTCAGCACATCCACGTTTTCCCAGCACAAATGGGAgtggcagccccctccccaccacggTGTGGGGATGCAGGGGTCCCCCCTCCATTTGCTTTGGGGTGGGATGTGTGAAGGCAGCCCAGAGCCAGGCGGTAAACAAGGAGGACACTTCAAAGGGGACACCCGGGGACATCAGCCCAGCTTAGCACAACACCAAATTATTTCAGCACCCCCAGGCGGGATgcgggtggggggaggggggggaactGCCTGCTTGGCCTTTTGGTGGCTTGAGAAAGCAGCTCGGGGCTGGGAGGCTCCCTGGGATGTGGGGAGCTGGTTCCTGTCCCTatccccatccctgctggcCGTTCATCCATTACCCTGTGCCTTCCCCTTGGAGCCCACACATGCTTTTAGCTCCAACCAAAGGTCCCTGTGCAGAATaatctcctttttctccagcgCCACATCCCCACGGCACATGATTTGGGGACATCTGGCTGTGACCCACAGACCCCAGCCAAGCCTGAACCCGCAGCAAGCCAAAGCATCGCTTCTTCAGGATTGAGGATCCCCAGACTGACCCCCAGGGAGcacacccccatcccccagcCTTCCCAGGGTTTTCCAAGGATGCTCCAAGTCTCGGTAGGGTCCTGTTCCCCATCCCCCAAAACCATGGTCCTCAGCTGTCCCCCCTCTATCTTCCCTCCTCATCTTTCCTCTGCCACgctgctgcaggaaggcaaCACCTTCCTTATCTCCTTCCGACGGGTGGTCCAGGCCCCCACTgtgccttcccccagccctggctccagccttgttttttttctgaagtgtccCTGCATTTCCCCCCAGAGACTCCTCAGCTAAACATTTCCCTCctggaagggaaagggaaatctCCAAGAGGCGGATAGAAAGTCAGCGGCTCCTGTCTCCGCTGGCAGTGCGCCCTGCAGCCATTTCCGTGCCCAGCCACCACGCTGGGAGGAAACCAGCCTCACCGGCTCCCCAGCAAAAAACGGGGCCCCCGCCACCCCCTTTAGTGCTGGGGTATTTGGGAGTGGTGGTGGGATGGAGGGGTTGAGGGATGAAGgggtggagggatggaggaACAGAGGGAGGGAACGGAGGATGGTGTGAGGGAGGGatagagaaagagggagagaagaagggagggagctatggagggcaggaaggatggatagagggagggaggggtgcATGGGCGGGAGGACAGATAGATGGACCGGTGGGTGGATGGATAGTTGGATGGCTGgttggagggagggagggactgatggatggacagatggaCTGACAGAATGACAGACCGGTGAGCAGTAACAGGGGTTTCTCCAGGGCGAGCCAGCCTGGAAGGCACCTTGAATGTAAACACGCTTTGCCCACACTTCCCTTTGGGCGGTGGCCCCAGGTGCAGCatctccacccccacccctcgAGGCCCCCAGCTCTCAGATCAAACCAGAACCATGGGGAAACACCCCAAAAATCCCCAGCCAGGGTGGAAAGAGCCACCGTAGgctcccagccctctggctgggTGGCTtatccaaaccacagcccccagcagccccctcctctaTTTACTTCACTAAGCCAAAGGGCCGTCCCTGGGGAGAGGTGgctctggctgggctggctccCCAGCGAGGTGGTGGCAAGCAGGAAGGTTAATGCAGCCCCCCCAGACGGGAAGCTTCCCAAGGAACCCAGTAATGAATCCCGCATCCTTTCCAAGCAGGAACAAAGGCCAAGGAGACAGGATAGTTCATCATGAGTAAATGAAGGATGTAAATAACAAATAGGGGGAAGATTTATTTAGAGCGAAGCCTCAGGAAACGGTGGGGGCCAGGGAGGGAAGTGGGAGAGGAGCCATTTAGTGGCTCATCAAAATCTGGGGTTAGTGTGGGTCAGTGCCCTGCCCAGTGcccaaacccacccacccccacccccccaaacccGAACTGTCCCTTGTTCCCATCCCTCGGGGTATGGGTATTTAATAGC encodes the following:
- the LRRC55 gene encoding leucine-rich repeat-containing protein 55, which gives rise to MLLGPWLVAAAAAAVAVVAGGGAGCPVLCTCRGQAVDCSGQRLFSVPPELPLDTGNLSLAHNRIASIPPGYLACYGQLRALDLRNNSLAALPARLFLGARRLAHLDLSYNNFSLVAADMFLEASGLLRLDLSHNPGLRRVHPHAFRGLAQLRELDLSYGGLSAISLDALEGLPGLVGLRLGGNPWVCGCAMEPFLKWLRGRIQGCASDSQLAECRAPPEVAGAPLLSLTEESFQACHLTLTLDDYLFIAFVGFVVSIASVATNFLLGITANCCHRWSKASEDEDV